The genomic DNA AACCCAGCAAATAACTATGTTAACATAGCTACTAAAGAAGCAATATCAACAATTAGTATTATCAATTTGTTAGGAGAAGAATTAGATATTCAAAAAGGAAAAAAGATCTTATTAAAAGACTTATCTAAAGGAGTTTATTTATTAAAAATAAAAACAAAAGAAGATAAAATAGTGATTCAAAAAATAATTAAGAAGTAATAATTACAATATATCATAAATAAAAAAGAGCAAGGTTTTCCTTGCTTTTTTTGTATGATAAGAAGAGTTATACAACAAAATTTAAAGCCTTTTCTATAATAGAAACAGTTACTTTTCCATTACCTATCAATTCCCCATCAGCTTGAATAAAAGGAAAGCGCTTATTTTTTACCATAGGGGTTACTATAATATGTTTCGTACGGTAAGTACTTACTTTTTTATGGTTTACAATTTTTCCATTATATAATTTAGGAAGATGCATTAATAAATCAAATAAAGATAAGTTTTTAGCTATTGTAATATCCAATAAACCATCAGAGGCACTTTGGTAAGCAGTCATTCGCATTCCCCCTGCAGCATACTTACAAATTCCAAATAAAGTCATTAAGCACTTCGTATGAAAGACATGGTTATCAAATTCAATTTTTAAAGTAGTTTTTTTATAAAAAAGTAAACCTGTAATTCCACTTAACAAATAGGCAATAGCACCAAATCGTTTTAGTTTATTTAACTTGTTAACAACATAACCATCATAGCCCAATCCAGCAACATTATTAAAAAAAGTAGTTTTATTTTCTAAAGTTAAATAGCCTATATCTTGTAAGATTGTTCGTTGTTTTTTAATTAATTTGACAGCATTGTTTATAGCTTTAGGAATACCATATGTTTTAATCCAATCATTACCAGTTCCTAAAGGAATTACCCCTACTGTTATTTTTGAGGTAGGTATAAAACTTTGGGTCATAATACCATTTATTACATGATGTAAAGTACCATCACCACCAACAGAAATAATATGAGTAAAACCTTTGTTAATAGCTTGTTGTGCTAAGGTTACTTCATGTTTAGAATGTGCTGTTAGAGCAAAAGAATATGAAATTTTTTGATTT from Tenacibaculum maritimum NCIMB 2154 includes the following:
- a CDS encoding diacylglycerol/lipid kinase family protein yields the protein MDISWFLIVNPTAGNGKFDEKWKKIQAHLKNQKISYSFALTAHSKHEVTLAQQAINKGFTHIISVGGDGTLHHVINGIMTQSFIPTSKITVGVIPLGTGNDWIKTYGIPKAINNAVKLIKKQRTILQDIGYLTLENKTTFFNNVAGLGYDGYVVNKLNKLKRFGAIAYLLSGITGLLFYKKTTLKIEFDNHVFHTKCLMTLFGICKYAAGGMRMTAYQSASDGLLDITIAKNLSLFDLLMHLPKLYNGKIVNHKKVSTYRTKHIIVTPMVKNKRFPFIQADGELIGNGKVTVSIIEKALNFVV